Proteins from one Brienomyrus brachyistius isolate T26 unplaced genomic scaffold, BBRACH_0.4 scaffold92, whole genome shotgun sequence genomic window:
- the LOC125727219 gene encoding uncharacterized protein LOC125727219, which yields MSIVKTTVNLQRIDWLLPKGAVSVRIAPEYIPGPVGRGQTSSSDAGRRKKCRTRPPAASSLTTSASPGSAAIPVATSRGQQGTGRRRNTAGGRSGRRRRYDQQKGLEPKPSSPTFSSSSFLFSSSAPSSFVSSPFLFMGSSVLSPHLVTPVSPAPHPYSAPGLVHLTHLLQAPAQAVAASSHLEKFYWLYNYYVTKYSKMTYDAKCFTEYWCQEFWNRHLNEINLAKQGKNEDNEGTHSSKRRRIDEDEFIFSIDALEQLSTMPRAQEMGVEMGYQSDAHSYISL from the exons atgtccatcgtgaaaaccaccgtgaatctccagaggattgactggctgctgccgaaaggtgcagtcagtgtgcggatcgccccggaatacatccccggtccagttggccgag gacaaaccagttccagtgatgctggccgtcggaagaagtgccgcaccaggccgccggcagccagctccctgaccacgtctgcctctcctggatctgctgccatcccggtggcaaccagcaggggtcagcagggcacaggccgccgtagaaatacggcgggaggccggtcagggcgaagaaggaggtatgaccaacagaaggggttagagcctaagcccagctcaccaaccttctcctcctcttcatttttattttcgtcttcagccccctcctcttttgtttcatccccatttctttttatgggctcctctgttttatccccacacttagtcacacctgtaagcccagctccacatccatattcagctccaggcctggttcatctgacccatctgcttcaggctccagcacaggctgtagccgcctcatctcacctggaaaaattctattggttgtataactattatgtaaccaagtactctaaaatgacctatgacgccaagtgctttactgagtactggtgtcaggagttttggaacagacatttaaatgaaattaacttagcgaaacaggggaagaatgaggataatgagggtactcattcatccaagaggcgtaggattgatgaagatgagttcatcttttctattgatgcactggagcagctaagtaccatgcccagggctcaggagatgggtgtggaaatgggctatcagtcagatgcacatagctacatttccctgtag